The following coding sequences lie in one Chelonia mydas isolate rCheMyd1 chromosome 6, rCheMyd1.pri.v2, whole genome shotgun sequence genomic window:
- the LOC119566326 gene encoding olfactory receptor 1020-like → MAHGNHTGVSAFILLGFKGSRSVQAVLFGMFLLIYTMSLAGNLSMISLIRIETRLHTPMYFFLSNLSLVDITYSSIIVPKALVNFLAESKVISFAGCATQFFFHSFSVNSEALLLAVMAYDRFIAICKPLMYTLIMSRKVCVQLVAASYFYASINATVHTGSLFSLSFCGPNIIDHFFCDLPPLQKLSCSDTRMGETVHFLFAAVAALSTILVILVSYVSIMVAILRIRSNEGRRKAFSTCASHLTAVSILYGALFFMYLRPTSSNSSEYDKVVSVFYTLVIPMLNPLIYSLRNKEVKDALRKTISQKIIPH, encoded by the coding sequence ATGGCGCATGGCAATCACACTGGAGTGTCGGCATTCATCCTTCTAGGATTCAAAGGCAGCCGATCAGTGCAAGCTGTCCTCTTTGGGATGTTTTTGCTTATCTACACCATGAGCCTTGCGGGGAATCTCAGCATGATCTCTTTAATCAGGATCGAGACGCGGCTACACACCCCCATGTATTTTTTCCTCAGCAACTTGTCCCTTGTAGACATCACTTACTCCTCCATTATTGTCCCTAAGGCACTGGTGAACTTCTTAGCAGAGAGTAAAGTCATTTCCTTTGCTGGGTGTGCTACGCAATTTTTCTTTCACTCCTTCTCTGTGAACTCTGAGGCTTTACTTCTGGCTGTGATGGCGTATGATCGATTCATAGCTATATGCAAGCCGCTGATGTACACACTCATTATGTCCAGGAAAGTCTGTGTACAGCTGGTAGCTGCATCATACTTTTATGCCTCCATTAATGCCACTGTGCATACAGGCTCTTTGTTCAGCCTGTCCTTCTGTGGTCCCAATATCATTGATCACTTTTTCTGtgacctccccccactccagaaaCTCTCCTGCTCTGACACTCGCATGGGTGAGACAGTGCATTTCCTCTTTGCCGCTGTAGCTGCATTAAGTACTATCCTGGTCATCCTCGTTTCCTATGTTTCTATCATGGTGGCCATCTTGCGGATTCGCTCCAACGAGGGCAGAcgcaaagccttctccacctgcgcCTCCCACCTAACGGCCGTGTCCATACTGTATGGGGCTCTGTTCTTTATGTACTTACGACCCACATCCAGCAACTCATCAGAGTACGACAAAGTGGTGTCCGTGTTCTATACCCTTGTGATCCCCATGTTGAACCCCCTgatctacagcctgaggaacaaggaggtgAAGGACGCCCTGAGGAAGACAATATCCCAGAAAATTATTCCTCACTGA
- the LOC119566249 gene encoding olfactory receptor-like protein COR4: MAGGNCTAVTEFILTGLTDCLELQVPLFVVFLVIYGITLMWNLGMMVLIRIDPGLHTPMYFFLKNLSLVDACYSTVITPKMLMSFLAKRKAISYTACIIQYFSFLLFVISECLLLAVMAYDHYVAICNPLLYTVIMSPKHCLLLVAGSCLWAFLNSVIHTSGLLRLSYCHSNILNHFFCDINPLLKLSTSGTYVNELLVFLFGSLIEVISIGTILISYILIIATVLQIRSTDSRCKAFSTCTSHLTAVSMFHGTILFMYFRPSASYALHTDKMASVFYTVVIPMLNPLVYSLRNKDVMDALRKYRGKMIFSVLLSIPFLLIPTTYQ; this comes from the exons ATGGCTGGAGGAAATTGTACGGCAGTGACCGAGTTCATTCTCACAGGACTGACAGATTGTCTGGAGCTGCAGGTCCCCCTCTTCGTGGTGTTCCTAGTGATCTATGGTATCACCCTGATGTGGAATCTGGGAATGATGGTTTTAATCAGGATTGATCCCGGACTTCACACCCCTATGTACTTCTTCCTCAAGAATTTGTCCCTCGTGGATGCCTGTTACTCCACAGTCATCACTCCCAAGATGCTGATGAGCTTCTTAGCCAAGAGAAAAGCTATTTCCTACACAGCTTGCATCATCCAATATTTTAGCTTCCTATTGTTTGTCATCTCTGAGTGCCTTTTGCTGGCAGTAATGGCATACGACCATTATGTAGCCATCTGTAACCCGCTGCTGTACACAGTCATCATGTCACCAAAGCACTGCCTACTGCTGGTGGCTGGTTCATGTCTATGGGCCTTCCTGAACTCTGTGATACACACAAGCGGTTTGCTAAGATTATCCTACTGCCACTCCAATATCCTGAATCATTTTTTCTGTGATATCAACCCACTTCTAAAGCTCTCCACTTCTGGCACCTATGTCAACGAGCTACTTGTTTTCCTCTTTGGCAGTCTGATAGAGGTGATCAGCATTGGGACCATCCTCATCTCATACATCTTAATTATTGCAACTGTGCTGCAGATCCGCTCCACCGACAGCAGGtgcaaagccttctccacctgcacctCCCACCTGACGGCCGTCTCCATGTTCCATGGGACAATTCTCTTCATGTACTTCCGACCCAGCGCCAGCTACGCACTACACACAGACAAAATGGCCTCTGTGTTCTACACGGTGGTGATCCCCATGCTGAACCCCCTCGTCTACAGCTTGAGGAACAAGGATGTGATGGATGCCCTGAGGA AATAtagaggcaagatgatattttctgtcctattatctatcccttttttactTATTCCCACca CTTATCAGTAA